AGACGGCATTAAAATATTTCCAATAACTAAACCTTATTGTTAGCTAGGTAGAATTAGATGAATCctccaaacaaacaaaaatgttgaattgaagcaagaaaaaaataatgttcaAACAAACAGGGACCAAAaagttcaaaatataatttttaaatatatttattatataaaaatgtaaaaaatattaatgtatcagaaaaatgtaaaatatttaataattttgaaatataatttaaatcatttaatacttttttaaatatatttaaagtgtTTAATagattgaatttaatattttaatacacATACTCGTAAACACAcaataaaatattgttaaataaattatttttttggacaAAAACTCTAATAATTGTATACTCACAAGCTCAAAATGCATTTTCCCCCAAAAAAATACCATTTCATATGAAAATAAGTAATCCAATCAAATTTACACTGCATACCAAACCACATATATATTggttgctctctctctctctatagcATATTGGCTGCTCTCTTAGTAATATTGTTCTtggaaattatgaaattgaaatacaaaaaaaagaaaagcaatctTCTATTTAATGATTTGAGTAATTACTAAAtatggtatatattttttaagtgaagttaataaatttaattatagtgAACATTCTCAATTAaggaaaaaattcttaaaaattacaaaaagatatattaaaaatatgttgataacggtttttttataaaatatttttattttttcatttctttaataattttataaagacacttgttaaccttttttttttcaattttactatcttatataaattatttaaattaaattatctaaatttcTAATTACGTACTCAAACCTAAATGGTATGTTTAATTAAACGAAaataaaatacagaaaaaagaataataatttcaaaaaaaaaaaattaaattttttctccCTTCCCTCATCTTTTCTTCACCGCGCAAAATCTCAAACTTTCCGCGCAAAATCTCAAACTTTCCTCATCTGAATCCGAATGATCTAAATTTCTCGTAATCTAAGATAAGTTtttgcagagagagagagagagagagaaagatggAATGAAAAATCCCGCCAATGCTTGGTTGCAGTAGCATTTGGAAGAAGAGAACCCTCTTTCATTCTGTTTCAATCCAATCGTCGCAATAATCACTTTTTTCTAGGGTTTGCTTTCCTATCGCATTTCTCTTCTGAAATTAAGCTAAGGTATGGTATGGTATGGTATGCCAAcgctttttctcatttttctgtATAACATCGTATCGCTGAAACTGAAAGAATTCTGAATCTGCAGGGAATATGTTGTTTGGTTGGTACTGAAATGAGGCATGGGTAATGTAATgttccttatttttttgtttccatcACTGTGCTTCATCGTTAGTCTCTAATAAGGTTTTGAATGTTCACAGTGAAGCCAATTCGGGCCAGGGTCCCAAGGTCAATTTGTTGCAGCATGCCAATGCTCTTGAGAATTTCTCCTCCCAAGCCAAATTTTTGAGCTCCACTTTTCTGTTTTCTGTCCCACCTAAGAAGCCACACCACGAACAACCAAACCCCGGGTATGCTTCAACAACAATTACCCGATTTTAGTCTTTGTTCTATTGCTAGTTAGTTGAGTTTCATGTCTATAGTTCCTAGACAATGGGATTTAAGCTTTTGCATATAATGATTAGGCATCATATTTGTGCACAGTATGGGCATTTCTTTCTGTCATCTGTCTAAAGTTTCATTTACTTCTATAGGCAATTATTGCTTTGCTAACACAGGAGTATAAGTAGTATAATGTGTTTCAGTTCAAAGTTACCGTTTTTGGATTATGAATTTTTACTCCACTTTTTGCTAGTCAGTGCAGAGATAATTTCTGAAaggattttcatttttctgtttCTTCTGTCAACTGTGACTGTGCGCTATTACTGTGGAACTTGGTATACCAGATTAATATCTGGATTTCAGCATCCTATTAACTTGCTCTCTAATGCATTCGTTCTTTCAGGTTTGTATTTCGACGAAGTGAAACTATTCAAGGTTCACAGAGAGTACAGGTCGAGAAGGTATACTAGTATAAATGTTATATGAGCGTGAGTAGTTTTATTACATGTTATCACTTTGTTCTCTTTGGttaacatttttattgtttattgggATGATGTTTCCCTTCCATGTTATTGATACACATGTTTTCTTTGAAATCAATATATTTTCTCTGATAATCTATATGCAGGATTCAGTCTAACTTGCATTCTATCTGTCAAGGTTTTTGTCCCTTATAATCATATAGATCAACCTGAACTTGGCATTTATTTCCCTATCTTTTGGTTGTGAATCAATGCAAATGTTCTTACTCAAGACTTCCATAATTTTTCTATGACTTCTGTTGAAACAATTCCCAACAGGCTTTGGCTGCTCATTCAAGTCTACAAAATTCTAGTAGGAACTATGTCCAACCAGGAAAAACTCAGGTTACTCCTCAGCTTCATGAAGATAGGAGAACAACTTCCTTCCATGGAGGCTATGAGAATGGCAACCATAGATGTCCTGATGTTGCTGCAACTCCAATTGTTAACAATCATAATTCTCGGGGTTTGGATGGTTCGGTAAACAATCATACTAATTACACAGGCCAAATCAACAAGTCTTCCAACTGCATGGCTGTAgatattgatgatgatgattctctCTTTAAGAACATTGATGTTGACCAAATTGTTGAGGACTATTGCACTCCCAAACCATCAATATCCAAGCTTCCTCCTATAACACCAACTGCCGATAAAGATAATTTTGCTAGACAGGGGGATGATGTTTTGCCACCGGAACTGTGTTTAGATTGCGTGCATGGGTACATGGTATTTTGTTCAGACATTTTGATCTTTCACAAGTTATCCATGTTTATTTGTCAGATTGATATGCCTAATCCTAAAACTGGATGCAGTTAGGGTTTTGCCCTGAAGCAGCTAGCCATTTGCAGGATATGAAGGATAATCTAATTGCAATCTTTAATGAGCTGCTTGACAATGGTGAAAACCTCAATTCTACACAGATAGCAAAGCTTCGCCATGATAGGTTTGCATTTCTCTTGGAATTTATCCTGTTTATAACATTTTCGTTATATACCACATACAATCCAAGGAAAAAGCTCAAAGGCTTCATCAtggattttttatatatatatatagttatgcTGAATCATTACACTTCAAAAACAAATGTTACAGCATATTCCTTTTAAATTGAATAGCATTTgagttgaaaataaaagttgttgCTAATGCTAGGTCACAGCTCAATAAGCAAATTCAGCAGcttgaaaaatatattcattctGGTAATCTTAATGAGGAAAGGCAAAAGTCACATTTTTCTGCATCCACGGCACCACCTACATCTTTTGTGTATGAAACACCTCAGCAAACTGTCCTCTGTAATGGATCTAAGAGATATGATACTGAGGCTTATATGGGTAATGGGACATATGGGTCGTCGTTCCAGTCTCTTCCACCTTTTTCTGTAGATAATTGTAGCATGCCATCAGGTTCCGTGGGGAGGGAAGTGTTCATCCCAAAGATTATTGAAGTTAATTACATTGAAGGTTCTGGAGACAAACGCTGGAGCAGCTACGATTTTTCTTGGACAAAAGAGTTAGAGGTATTTAACTGAATTATTGTCAGTTTCCAGTGAATGTAACTCATCTTTATaactttttcttacttttaggttaataataaaaaagtatttggaAATCACTCATTTCGccccaatcaaagagagatCATTAATGCCTCAATGAGTGGATGCGATGTTTTTGTTCTGATGCCCACTGGTGGTGGAAAGAGTCTGACATATCAGGTAATATGATCTTTCAAGAGACCTTTTTTGAGTTATGGCCTTTTCCCTTTCTAATTTACATGTAGACTGTAGATAATGTTTAATTGGTTAGTGATTGATTTGCCTATATTTTACTAATATTGCGACCTTTCAACTTTGGATTGTCTTATCATGCAGTTACCAGCTCTTATTCATCCCGGTATAACATTAGTAATTTCTCCCCTTGTGTCCCTTATTCAAGATCAAATAATGCACCTATTGCAGGTTTTGCTGATTCTGTAACTAGTATGCTTTCTTTGTATGCCATGTGTTTTTCTGATAGATAGACATATGCTTATCAGCTCCTGTTGGCTTGTATACAGGCAAATATACCGGCTGCTTACTTAAGTGCCAATATGGAATGGACTGAACAGCAGGACATCCTCCGAGAACTTAATTCTGATTATTGTAAATACAAGTTATTATATGTTACACCTGAAAAGGTTGCCAGGTGAGTTTCATTTTATAGCTGTTCTACTCTTTGAAACATTTTTACTTGACATgcattttttaacttaataacCATATTCTTCTTTTTCCATAATGCTATTGCTTTTACTTTGACTGCAGAAGTGATAATCTTCTGCGACACTTGGACAATTTACATTTTCGTGAATTGCTTGCAAGGATCGTAATTGATGAGGCTCACTGTGTGAGCCAATGGGGGCATGATTTTAGACCAGATTATCAGGTTGGAGCTTTTGTACCCTTCAAATTCATGCAAATCACATgataatatatttcttaaattttaattgctgCTGTTAATTTTCCCAGGGACTTGGTATATTGAAACAGAAATTCCCAAATACTCCTGTTTTAGCATTAACAGCTACAGCAACAGCTAGTGTAAACGAAGATGTCGTACAAGCACTTGGTCTTGTTAACTGCATCATTTTTCGGCAAAGTTTTAATCGCCCAAACTTAAGGTGTGTTATACGAAGATTGACTTCTTACTAAACCTTCAACAGATAAATCATGCTCATTTTGAACATTGCAGGTATTCTGTTATCCCCAAGACCAAAAAGTGTTTAGAGGACATTGACAAATTCATTAGGGAGAATCATTTTGATGAATGTGGCATTGTCTATTGTCTTTCACGAATGGACTGTGAAAAGGTAGCTGAAAAATTACAGGTTAGTTCTTCTCAATAGTCATTActttatatttgtatatttgacTAGAAAGTATGATGTGATGAATTGGCTGTGTTTTTCTAGCTTgctcttgcttttttttttcttttttcattatggTTCGTGTTTGTGTTATGTTTTGCTGTTTCTGCATGATAATATGGGTATCTGATAAAAACATAAGTGCATTCCCATGACCTTCCTGCACATGGAGCCCGGTTTTCacaagcttctttttttttttaatgaaaaaaactgTGGAAGTTGACATCTATTTTTTGGCTTGTGAATTCATTGTTCAGGAATGTGGGCATAAATGTGCATTTTATCATGGTAGCATGGATCCTGTTCAGCGTGCCTCTGTTCAAAAGCAGTGGAGCAAAGATGAGATCAATATAATTTGTGCTACTGTGGCATTTGGAATGGGTATATTTACTCGCTACTGCTTACTGCATTGATTAATTAAATGGGATCATATTTTAAAGTTGGTATTTCAGGTATCAACAAACCTGATGTCCGCTTTGTAATCCATCATTCCCTCCCAAAATCTATTGAAGGCTATCATCAGGTACCGACAGAACATAAAAATGTGTTAGAAATATAGGTTTTGCTTCTGTTGGCTTACATGTATGCTATATATTTTCCTTTCAGGAATGTGGACGAGCTGGTAGAGATGGTCAACATTCATCCTGTGTATTATATTATACCTACAGTGATTATGTTAGTATCAGTTACAACCTTTTTACTTCttgaatattaatttatgtttctTGAAACTAAGTTAGCATTCATATTACTGGGAAATCATATGAAACAAGTGATGATTGAGATCCTACCTCCTTACCTCCTTTTATTGTTTATATCTAATTGCATCTCATATTTACAGATACGAGTTAAGCATATGTTAAGCCAAGGAGCAATAGAGCAAAGTTCCATGACATCTGGATACAACCGTTCAAATATGATAAATTCAGGAAGGATACTAGAAACAAATACTGAAAACCTTGTGCGAatggtaattttatttttaaaagaactgagattctatattttctttaaaaaatgtattatattacTAACTCTTTCTCTGGAACTGTCTCAGGTTAGTTATTGTGAAAATGATGTTGATTGTCGGCGCCTTCTGCAGCTTGCTCATTTTGGGGAGAAGTTCAATTCTTCAACTTGTCTGAAAACATGTGATAATTGCTTGAAGATCACAAGTTTCATTGAAAAGGATGTCACAGAGATTGCAAAGCAATTGGTTTGGGAGCAATttctatacatatatttttttcatccctCCACTTATTGAATTTCTTTTAGTTTGTAATATTGAGTCCTCTCGTTCTCAGTTTCAAGTACTTTTTTTGTTGTCTTATGCTTAGGTTGAACTTGTTAAGCTAACAGGACAGAGGTTCTCATCATCTCATATATTAGAAGTGTATCGTGGTTCCTTAAGCCAAATGGTATGTCAATAAACATttacttgttttctttgtttttcattctttgCAATATGTTGTCATTCTTAATAGCCATTAATTATCTTCTTCGTCATGTTTTTAATGCCAAAATAAGGTCAAGAAACACCGGCATGAGAGTGTGAGCCTTCATGGTGCTGGAAAGCATCTAGCTAAGGGTGAGGCTTCCCGCATattgcatcatcttgttgtggAGGATTTTCTTTGGGAGgaagtaaaaaaaagtgatttttatgGATCAGTATCATCAATATTGAAGGTATCAGCAACTCAAAAGTTGTATactgcaattttaattttatccacaGGTTTAATATTTGTTCATTGTGCTTTAGAATTTAAATGAGTGATATAGCTTCCTATGTTACTTTACATAATTAGATTCTAATGACTGTAAGTTTTCTAATGCATTGAATTGTTTTTTCAGGTAAATGAGCCCAAGATCCATAATCTGTTTGCTGGGCAGAGAATTATATTGAGGTTTGTCGATCTCATTAAGCTGTTTCTTGCTTAAATTTATGAATTAGAAGGGCTAATTTGTTCATTGGTTGAACAACTTTCCATGAGAGTTCCTTGTTTTGCATGCGAGTGCTTTTATAGATATGATTTCACTTGAATACGTCTCAATCTTCTCTGGCCTCAAGTTCACAAtacatttgtgttttttttctgttcATATTCTACTCAGTGGAATTTTTACCCTTTGTAGATTCCCATCCTTGGTAAAGGCATCAAAACCAGGGAAATCTGATGCAACTCCAGCTAAGGGTTCTCTGACTTCTGGAAAGCTGAATGTTATGCAAATTGACCCTCCTTCACCTCAAACTGAAGTGGATGATGTAAAAGATGGGTTATTTTTCAGTTTGCTTTTTGAATTTTCTaactgtttttttaattatatttaagacaAATCTACTTCAGATTCTTTCAGCTAAGTTATACAATGCCCTGCGGTTGTTGAGGAAAAGTCTTGTTACAGAAGCTGGAGACGGTGTCATGCCTCACCACATATTTGGGTAAGTTATTTGACATTTTCGTTCTTGTTATTCAAGTAACAATTTCTCCATGTAGGATTCATGTACTCTTTGTTGTTTCGGATTCTAAAGAAtgcaactgaaaaataaaatttgcatgaTAAATCCATTTATGCTTTATTACACGATATGATATATGTGTGCTATACCCTCATGATAAAAGCATCTGATAAGTTATGTTTCTATTTAGTAATGCTACGTTGCTTCTGATAAGCAAGAGAGTGccgagaagaaaagaagaactccTTGATATCAATGGCATTGGCAAGTAAGTTCATTCTGGGAATAGCCGTGTCCTGGTTAGTGAACCAGCATTAATTAACGTTTTGGTTTAACACAGGGCTAAGGTAAGCAAGTATGGGGATCAGTTACTAGAAAGCATTGAAAAAACCATAAATGAACATTACAAGTTGGACAAAGTCAGTAGCGGCAGCAAAGGAAGTTCAGATTCTACCAAAAAGAGACGACTGTCAAATGGAAATCCAGATGCAAATGCTGAGGATGATGACGCCCCCACCAAAAGTACAGGTCGTTCAAAGAAAAGGATGGTAAAGAGACAAAACAGAAAAGCTGTAATATATGATTCTCCAGAGGAagattattttcaaggatgccCTGATGAAGACCTAGATTTTGACATCATAGAAATTGATGCATTAGATCAAGTGACTTGTAAAAATGCTGCAGGAAGAGTACTACCTCAATGGACAGCATCTTGAAATGATATATGACGATCATATTATGTCATGCCCCTTCAGAATATGTATGTTGTCATGGTAGGACTTTTGGTGTATCAAACTTGTAGTTATTTATCGTTGTTGAAAGAACTTTGTTCAAACGGACGAGTGGAAGATGACTACTATATATACGCAGATCAACGAAAAAAGCTCTGGATTACTTGTATTCTACCACCATCATTGTTGTCCAGTCTAACTATTAAGGTGAAAATGTATGAAAAACTTTAACACTTTTATGTGTAAAGAATAGAAGAATTATTAAGGTGACATTCAACTGGTCAATATCAGTATATGTCAATGTATAACTTTGAAAAtagttttgtattttgtttgtaAGGGTTGTTAACCTGTGCTAACAACACCCATTTTGTAATGAATATCTACTGTAAGGGTTGTTAGCTTTCACTAAGAGTGTCCATTATGTGTTAGTCAGTAATTTAGGGAGTATAAGGGTTTGTCTAATTGCACCTCAATAGGATCAGTTAATTAGCTTTTTGTTAGAGTTAGTTATAGTTAGTTCTGTTGTATAGAGGTCTATAAATACCTAGATTGTAACTACCTCTAACTAATTTTTCAAATCAATAAAAtcagctttgttctttttttctttgtttttttctatttttcctttagTTTATTGAAAATGGTATCTGAGCCATTTTTTTGTAATCATTGTGTTTCTTCAAGGTCTTGTTCTGTGCTTTCACGGCTTCCGTTCAGTTAAATCTCATTTTTCAGTCGTTCCCTAACTCTATTGTAGAGAAGCTTGATGATTTGAATTATCTTTGGTGACAACACGTTGAACCAGTGatcaaatcacacaagttgTAGCGATTTGTTATTAATCCGGTCATTCCGCCTCGTTATCTCGTCAAGGATGATCGCATTGTTGATTGCGTCAATCTAGAGTATGAAACTTGGGAAGTTCAAGACCAATTGCTTCTTATTTGACTGCAATCTACGCTTTCTAAGACCATTCCTATCAGGTTTGGGACAAAATCCATGAATATTTCAGTCTTCACACTAAGTCTTATGCGCGTCAACTCCGCACAACGATGCGTGCAGTCACTCTTGATGGAAAATCGATTGATGAATATTTGCGCAAGATCAAAGGATACGTAGATGAACTGGCTGGTGTAGGTGTTCTTGTTCGTCATGAGGAGTATATTGATACGCTCCTTGAAGAATTACCGTCTGATTATGCACCGATAATCTTTGTCATTGAGAGTAAGAAGCACACTTCGTCAATTGCAGAAATCGAAGCTCTTCTCTATGGTCATGAAACCAGACTTACATGATACAATCGAGATGCTCAATTGATTAGTTCTGTGTCATTGAACGACACCCAGGGTTACGCGTAACCAAACACTTACAAAAGCAGTAATTCTGGTGGCTCTCAAGGCTCGTATGGTTGTGGCGATGGTCGTGGTACCTTTTCTGATCGAAATTTTGTACGTGGTAGTGGTGGTTCTAGTAGAGGCTGTGGAGGTGGCCAGATTGCCCATTTTCAATGCCAAATCTATCTTAAGTATGGACACACTACTAATGTTTGTCATTTCAGAATTGATATCAGTTTTCAATCACATGAGTCCTTAACCTTTTCTTGATCCCACCACGTTGCAATCTATCCCCTATTCTATTAGTTCAACCAGATCCTCCAATACTTAGGTTAATCTCAATGCTAAGTCCACTGTTCCTGGTCCCAGCCAACCCAATGCCAAACTCACAAACTCCTCCTCTCATGGTAATGGTGCATCTGGCTCCACCTGGATACCAGATTTTGGAGCCAGTTTTCATGTTACTGGCTCCTTAGTTTTTGTTTCTCCTAATGATACTGCCATAACCTTTCAGCTTAATAAATTGTTACATGTTCCTTCAATCTCGAAAAACCTGTTAAGTGTGAGTCAATTTGCTAAAGACAACTCTATTTTCTTTGAGTTTCACCCTCATTTATGTCTTGTGAAATCTCAGGAGACCAATAAAATTCTCCTACAAGGAGTGGTTGGTTCTTATGGACTCTATTCTTTTCACAACCTCAAGCTTCAAGGCAATCCTTCTCTACTAATGTCCACTTTTGCATCTGTTCCAAATGTCGAGTTTCCTACTTTAGCTGCTACTGGCAATAATACCTCTAATattgtttcaaattttgatgttaccttttccAATAGTGCTAATCTTTGGCATGCTAGGTTAGGACATCTTAATGATCATGTAATGAAAATTGTTCTCAAACAGTGTAATATTTCTCAACTAAATAAAAACATCACAGAGTTTTGTTCTTCTTGTTGTATGGGTAAAACTCATAGGTTGCCCTCTCATAGTTCAATTTCTGTTTATTTACCTTTAGAACTCATTTTCACTGACCTATGGGGACCCTCCCATGTTAC
Above is a window of Glycine soja cultivar W05 chromosome 12, ASM419377v2, whole genome shotgun sequence DNA encoding:
- the LOC114380494 gene encoding ATP-dependent DNA helicase Q-like 4A, coding for MRHGEANSGQGPKVNLLQHANALENFSSQAKFLSSTFLFSVPPKKPHHEQPNPGFVFRRSETIQGSQRVQVEKALAAHSSLQNSSRNYVQPGKTQVTPQLHEDRRTTSFHGGYENGNHRCPDVAATPIVNNHNSRGLDGSVNNHTNYTGQINKSSNCMAVDIDDDDSLFKNIDVDQIVEDYCTPKPSISKLPPITPTADKDNFARQGDDVLPPELCLDCVHGYMLGFCPEAASHLQDMKDNLIAIFNELLDNGENLNSTQIAKLRHDRSQLNKQIQQLEKYIHSGNLNEERQKSHFSASTAPPTSFVYETPQQTVLCNGSKRYDTEAYMGNGTYGSSFQSLPPFSVDNCSMPSGSVGREVFIPKIIEVNYIEGSGDKRWSSYDFSWTKELEVNNKKVFGNHSFRPNQREIINASMSGCDVFVLMPTGGGKSLTYQLPALIHPGITLVISPLVSLIQDQIMHLLQANIPAAYLSANMEWTEQQDILRELNSDYCKYKLLYVTPEKVARSDNLLRHLDNLHFRELLARIVIDEAHCVSQWGHDFRPDYQGLGILKQKFPNTPVLALTATATASVNEDVVQALGLVNCIIFRQSFNRPNLRYSVIPKTKKCLEDIDKFIRENHFDECGIVYCLSRMDCEKVAEKLQECGHKCAFYHGSMDPVQRASVQKQWSKDEINIICATVAFGMGINKPDVRFVIHHSLPKSIEGYHQECGRAGRDGQHSSCVLYYTYSDYIRVKHMLSQGAIEQSSMTSGYNRSNMINSGRILETNTENLVRMVSYCENDVDCRRLLQLAHFGEKFNSSTCLKTCDNCLKITSFIEKDVTEIAKQLVELVKLTGQRFSSSHILEVYRGSLSQMVKKHRHESVSLHGAGKHLAKGEASRILHHLVVEDFLWEEVKKSDFYGSVSSILKVNEPKIHNLFAGQRIILRFPSLVKASKPGKSDATPAKGSLTSGKLNVMQIDPPSPQTEVDDILSAKLYNALRLLRKSLVTEAGDGVMPHHIFGNATLLLISKRVPRRKEELLDINGIGKAKVSKYGDQLLESIEKTINEHYKLDKVSSGSKGSSDSTKKRRLSNGNPDANAEDDDAPTKSTGRSKKRMVKRQNRKAVIYDSPEEDYFQGCPDEDLDFDIIEIDALDQVTCKNAAGRVLPQWTAS